The sequence GAGTTCCGATTATTCATCGGGTTTCTCTTCACTTCGTTAGAATTTAATATTAATTCAGCAACAAAAGCCAAAAGCTAAAAGCTAGTAGCCAATTGCTAATTGCAATTTTTTACTTTAATAAGTCAGCTACGTAAGGCATCATTGCAAGGTGTCTTGCTCTTTTGATAGCCGAAGAAACTTTTCTTTGATATTTTAAAGAAGTACCAGTGTATCTTCTTGGTAAAATTTTACCTTGTTCGTTAACGAACTGTAATAAGAAATCAGCGTCTTTGTAATCAACGTGCTTGATTCCGAATTTTTTGAATCTACAGTACTTTTTATCAGTTTTTGTATTGATATCAAGT comes from Chryseobacterium sp. 3008163 and encodes:
- the rpsR gene encoding 30S ribosomal protein S18, translating into MAIDDMAKQASAGGESEVKFLTPLDINTKTDKKYCRFKKFGIKHVDYKDADFLLQFVNEQGKILPRRYTGTSLKYQRKVSSAIKRARHLAMMPYVADLLK